The sequence below is a genomic window from Streptomyces sudanensis.
GTCGAAGACGGGCGCCCCGGCCGGACGGGCGACGTGGAGTTCGCCCCACGCCCGCCCGTGCAGCACGATCGGCGCGACCACGCAGCAGCCCCGGCCGCGCCNNNNNNGNNGCANCNNCNNGNCGCNCTCCCCGGGGCCCCCGCCCGGCCGGGCGTCCCGGCGGCCGGCCCGTCGCCGGCGGTCTCCACCCAGGCGTCGGGCTCGCCGCCGCCCGCCCACCGCTCGTGCAGGAACTCGGTGATCTCCGAGAACCGGTGCACCGGGTACGTCTCGTCCTCCGGGAACTCCTCCTCGCCGGGCGCCCGCTCCCCCGCGTTGACCAGCACCCTCAGCCGGCCGAGGTCCCGCTCCCAGACCGAGAGCGCCGCGAAGGAGCCCCCGAGCGCCCGGCACGCGCCGAGCGCGGCGGCCCGCCAGCACTCGCGCGGGGTGTGCGCCGCCGCCATCCCCTGCGCGAGCGCCACCACGGCCCTCAGTCGGACGTCCTCAGCCATCCCCCCAGCTTAGGAAGGAAGCGGCACTCCTCACCCGGGGAGCGGACCCGGCCGCGCCGGACGGCCCCGGCCGGCTACTCCCCCGGCCAGCGCGGCGCGCGCTTCTCGTTGAACGCCGCCACGCCCTCCCTGCGGTCCCCGGAGAAGGCGACGGACCGCCACGCCCCGTCCTCGACCTCCAGCCCGGCCCGCAGGTCCAGGCCGTGCCCCAGGCGCAGGGCCCGCTTGGCGGCGCGCAGCCCCACCGGCGAGTTCGCGGCGATCCGGCCGCCCAGCTCCAGGGCGGCGCCGCGCGCGTCGTCCTCGACCAGCTCGTCCACCAGCCCCAGCCCGGCGGCCTCCGCGGCGGGCACCCGGCGGGCGGTGAACACCAGCTCCGCGGCGCGCGCCGCCCCGACCCGGCGCGGCAGGAGCTGCGTGCCGCCGCCGCCGGGGATGACGCCCACGGACACCTCGGGCAGTCCGACGACCGCGGTCGCGTCGGCGACGATCAGGTCGCAGGAGAGCGCCAGCTCGAAGCCGCCGCCCAGGGCGAAGCCCCGCACGGCCGCGATGGTCGGCATGGGCAGCTCCAGCACGCCCGTGTAGGCGGCGCGGGCGGTCGGCCGCTGGCGCATCAGGTCCGCGTCGGTGAAGGAGTTGCGCTCCTTGAGGTCGGCACCCACGCAGAAGGCCCGGTCGTTGGAGGAGGTCAGGACGGTGACCCGGGCGTCGCGGTCGGCGGCGAGCGCGTCGCAGGCGGCGGCGATGGAGCGGGCCATCTCCGTGGACACCGCGTTCATGGCCTTGGGCCGGTCGAGGACCAGCTCCGCCACGTACCCGTGCCGGCGCACGGCGACGAACTCCCCGTACCGCTCCTCGGACTGCTGCTCGGACTGCTGCTCGGACATGGCGCCCGCCCTCCCGGTTAACGACCGTTATCGCGTCTACCCGGGGATCTTAGGCTCCCGCCGCGACAGCATCCAGGGCTCGACGACGCCGAGGCCGCGGACCGGTCGCTGCCACGTGGGCCGCAGGGCGAAGCGGTACGAGGGCGGGGTGCGGCCCTCCTCCGCCGCCCGGGCGGCCTCCTCCGCCGCCCGCGCCTCCGACTCGGGCGCCTCGCCCGTGCGGGACAGCTCCTCGGCGAAGGCGCCGTCGACGAGGACGGTGTTCTTGGGCGCTATGGAGGTGAGCCGGCTCGCCAGGTTCACGGTCGTCCCGAACACATCGCCCATACGGGTGGTGACCGTGCCGAAGGCGATCCCGACGCGCAGGGCGGGCATCGTCCTGTCCTCCTTCAGCGTCTCGGTGAGGCGCAGCGAGATCTCCGCCGCCGTGCCCGCGTCGTCGGCGGCGAAGAGCACCTCGTCGCCCAGGGTCTTGATCAGCCGCCCGCCGTGGGCCGCGACCAGATCGGCGCAGGTCGTCTCGAACGTCTCGACCAGCTCGCCGAGCTCCTCCTCCTCCAGCCGGCGGGTGAGCCGGGTGAAGCCGACGAGGTCCGCGAAGCCCACGGCGAGCCGCCGGTCCACCATCTCCTCGTCGTCGCCCGCCTGCACGACCCGGCCGGTCGCCGCGGCGAGCTGCCGCCGCCACACGTAGACCAGGAACTCCTCCAGCTCCGGCAGCAGCAGCTCCACCAGGGGGTACGTCACCTCGGTGCGG
It includes:
- a CDS encoding adenylate/guanylate cyclase domain-containing protein: MTVDGENAGGTGHPTPHHVVDHTAEPTDNPLAIRLEQLILGAERRYTPFQAARTAGVSMDLASRFWRAMGFADIGQAKALTEADVLALRRLAGLVEAGLLSEPMAVQVARSTGQTTARLAEWQIDSFLEGLTEPPEPGMTRTEVTYPLVELLLPELEEFLVYVWRRQLAAATGRVVQAGDDEEMVDRRLAVGFADLVGFTRLTRRLEEEELGELVETFETTCADLVAAHGGRLIKTLGDEVLFAADDAGTAAEISLRLTETLKEDRTMPALRVGIAFGTVTTRMGDVFGTTVNLASRLTSIAPKNTVLVDGAFAEELSRTGEAPESEARAAEEAARAAEEGRTPPSYRFALRPTWQRPVRGLGVVEPWMLSRREPKIPG
- a CDS encoding enoyl-CoA hydratase/isomerase family protein, which translates into the protein MSEQQSEQQSEERYGEFVAVRRHGYVAELVLDRPKAMNAVSTEMARSIAAACDALAADRDARVTVLTSSNDRAFCVGADLKERNSFTDADLMRQRPTARAAYTGVLELPMPTIAAVRGFALGGGFELALSCDLIVADATAVVGLPEVSVGVIPGGGGTQLLPRRVGAARAAELVFTARRVPAAEAAGLGLVDELVEDDARGAALELGGRIAANSPVGLRAAKRALRLGHGLDLRAGLEVEDGAWRSVAFSGDRREGVAAFNEKRAPRWPGE